Part of the Cellulomonas hominis genome, ACCACAGGGGCGGGAACCCGCCGACCTGGTAGCCGCCGTCGCCGAGGTCCCAGGGCTCCGCGATGAGCTTGACCTGGGAGATGATCGGGTCCTGCTGGACGATGTCGAAGAACGCGGACAGCCGGTCGACCTCGTGGAACTGCCGGGCCAGCGTGGCGGCGAGGTCGAACCGGAACCCGTCGACGTGCATGTCCTGCACCCAGTACCGCAGCGAGTCCATGATCAGCTGCAGCACGTGCGGGGACCGCATGAGCAGCGAGTTCCCCGTGCCGGTGGTGTCGAAGTAGTGCGCGAGGTCGTCGTCCACGAGCCGGTAGTACGAGGCGTTGTCGATGCCGCGGAAGCTCAGCGTCGGGCCGAGGTGGTTGCCCTCGGCGGTGTGGTTGTAGACCACGTCGAGGATGACCTCGATGTCCGCGGCGTGGAGCTCCTTGACCATCGCCTTGAACTCCTGCACCTGCTGCCCGGTGCTGCCGAAGGCGGCGTACCCGTTGTGCGGCGCGAAGAAGCCGATGGTGTTGTAGCCCCAGTAGTTCGCCAGCCCGCGCTCCTGCAGGGCCGGGTCGTTGACGAACTGGTGCACCGGCATCAGCTCGACCGCGGTGACGCCGAGCGAGGTCAGGTGCTCGATGACGGCCGGGTGCGCGAGCGCCGAGTACGTGCCGCGCATCTCCTCCGGCACCGCCGGGTGCAGCCGCGTCAGCCCGCGCACGTGCGCCTCGTAGATGACGGAGTCGTGGTACTCGTGCTGCGGCGGCCGGTCGTGGCCCCAGTCGAAGTACGGGTTCACCACCACGGAGGTCATCGTGTGGCCCGCGGAGTCGTCGGTGTTCCGCTGGTCCTCGTCGCCGAACGTGTACGAGTACAGCGACGGGTCGCTGTCGATGGCCCCGTCGATCGCCTTGGCGTACGGGTCGAGCAGCAGCTTCGACGGGTCGCACCGGTGGCCCTGCGCGGGGTCGTACGGGCCGTGCACCCGGTAGCCGTACCGCTGGCCGGGCTGGAGCGCCGGGACGTAGCCGTGCCAGACGAACGCGTCGACCTCCGGGAGGTCCACCCGGGTCTCGTTCCCCGCCTCGTCGAACAGGCAGAGCTCGACCCGCTCCGCGACGCCCGAGAACAGCGCGAAGTTCGTGCCGCTGCCGTCGTAGGTCGCGCCGAGCGGGTAGGGGCGTCCGGGCCAGATCCTCATGCGGTTCGTCCTCCGGGGGGCGTTCGGTGCTACCGGGCGGTCGGTGCCCAGGTGCACAGCGTGCCAGGGGTACCCCCAGGTCCGCAGGACGAACGCCGCCGGGGCCGTCCGGGTGGGTGGGTGCCGGGGTTTCACCCGAGGTCACCGGCCCGTTCACTCCGACGGACTATCGCATATCGGGCAAATCGGACGCATGCTCGACGCATGGACGGGGACGAGGCGCGGGTGGTCATCACCAACGCGGACATCGCGGCGGCGAAGCGCGACTGGCAGCTCGCGCGCTCCCGCGGCGACCTCCCCGACCGGATCGACGCCGCGTACGACCTCTACCGCCGCCTCGTCTCGGCCCAGGCCCAGCAGATCGCCGACACGTTCCGCGCCACCGGCGCCCTCCGCGCCGACCAGGGCTGACGGCCGCGGGGCCGGGTGCGGCCCGCCCTTTCGTGGGGCGCGCGTGCGGGCCGCGCGCGGGGCCTGTGCGCTGCGGGGCATGTGGCGTGCAGTCGGGGTACCGCGCGGCATGCCCGGTCGTCCGGATGGTGCCCCCTCGGCACGGAGGCTCTGCTCTGCCGGGCGCGGTGCCTGTGCGGGGCCGGCGTGCCGGCGTGCGCTCCAGGTGTGCGCCCGCCAGGCGCCGCGGGGCATGTGGCGTGCAGTCGGGGTACCGCGCGGCATGCCCGGTCGCCCGGATGGTGCCCCCTCGGCAGCGCGGGGGCGCGGGCGAGCGTCAGAGGGCGGCGGACGTCGTCAGGGTGACGCCGGCCGCCGACAGGCGGGTGAGGGCGTCGATCGTCGTGCGGACGCCGACGCCCGCGGTGAGGTCCGTGAGGACCCGGACGTCGAAGCCGGCGTCCCGGGCGTCCAGGGCGGTGGCGGTCACGCAGTGGTCGGTCGCGAGGCCCACGACGTCGACGCCCTCCGCCCCGGCCGCGCGCAGGGCGTCCGCCAGGCCCGCGGGGGCGGCGTCGGCCAGGGCGCCGGCCTCGGCGGCGGACTCGTGCGCCGGCTGCACCGCGCCCGCGAAGCCCGAGTAGTCCTGCCGCCCCTGGCCCTTGCGGACGTGCACGGTGCCGTCCGGCAGGCGCAGCGCCGGGTGGTACGCGGCACCGACGGTGTCCCGGACGCAGTGCTCCGGCCAGGTGGTCACGTAGTCGGGGTCCGCGCCGACGGCGAAGTGCCCGGCGTTGGAGTCGGGGAGGGGCTCGTGCCAGTCGGCGGTGGCGACGACCATGTCGTAGGCGGACGCGGCACGCGCGAGGAACGCGGTGACCCGCTCGGCCACCGCCGCGCCGCCGGTGACCGCGAGGGACCCGCCCTCGCAGAAGTCGTTCTGCACGTCCACCACGATCAGCGCCCGGCCCACGGCGATCCTCCCGTCGCGGCGGCCCGCCCGGTGCGCGCCGCCCGCGCCCACTCTAGGCAGCGCGGCTCAGGCAGGAGGGCTCAGGCAGCGCGGCTCAGGCAGCGCGGCGGGCGACGACGGCGGTGCCGTCCACGTCCTCGTCCCGGACGACCTCGGCGTCCAGCCCGGCAGCCGTGCAGGCGGCGAGCGTGGCCGGGGCCTGCCGTGGGCTGGTCTCGATCAGCAGCCGGCCGCCGGGCGCGAGCCACCGGGGCGCCGCGGCGGCCACCCGGCGGTGCAGGTCGACGCCGTCCGCGCCGCCGTCGAGGGCCGTGCGGGGCTCGTGCTCTCGGGCCTCGGCGGGCATGTGCGCGATCTCCGCGGTCGGCACGTAGGGGGCGTTGGCGACGAGCACGTCCACCCGGCCGCCGAGCGCGTCGGGCAGCGGGGCGTCGAGGTCCCCGAGCAGCACGGTCGCGCGCGACCCGAGGTTCGCCCGGGCGCACGCCACCGCGGCCGGGTCGAGGTCCGCCGCCCACAGCCGCACGTCCGGCCGCTCCGCGAGCACCGCCAGCCCCACCGCGCCGGTGCCGCAGCACAGGTCCACGACCCGCGCGCCGCGCGGCAGACCGGACAGCGCCGCCGCGACCAGCACACCCGTCCGCGCCCGAGGCACGAACACGCCCGGCGCGACCCCGACGCGGAGCCCGCGGAACGCCGCCCAGCCGACGACCTGCTCCAGCGGCTCGCCGGCCACCCGGCGCGCGGTCATCGCCTCGAGCGCGGCGGCGTCGGGCGCCTCGGCGACGAGCAGCGCGGCCTCGTCCTCGGCGAACACGCACCCCGCGGCACGCAGCCGCGCCACGAGGGCGGCGGGCGGAGCGGCACGGTTCACGGACCGTGAATGTACGCCGCCCGCTAGACCGCCACTGCGTCGCGGGCCAGCGGGCAGGTCATGCAGTGCCCGCCCCCGCGCCCGCGGCCCAGCTCGCCGCCGTCGATCGTGATGACCTCGACCCCGGCCTTCCGCAGCAGCGTGTTCGTGATCGTGTTCCGGTCGTACGTCACGACCACCCCGGGCTCGAGGGCGACCGCGTTGTTCCCGGAGTCCCACTGCTGCCGCTCGCTGGCGTAGTCGTCACCGCCGGTCTCCACGACCCGCAGCGCGTCCAGCCCGAGCGACCGGGCGACCACGTCGAGGAACGGGGTGGCGCCCTCGTCGGTGACGTGCACCCCGGGCTCGCGCTCGCCGGGCCGCAGGGTGAACGCGTGGATGTCGTCGACGATCCGCGGGTACACGGTCACCAGGTCGCGGTCGGCGAACGTCATGACGGTGTCGAGGTGCATGGCGGCGCGCAGCCGCGGCATGCCGGCGACCACGACCCGCTCGGCGGCCTGCTGCCGGAACAGCGCCTGCGCGAGCTGCGTGATGCCCTGGCGGGAGGTGCGCTCGCTCATCCCGATCAGCACGGTGCCGTTGCCGACCGGCATGACGTCGCCGCCCTCGACGGTCGCCCGCCGCCAGTCCACCTCGGGGTCGCCCCACCAGACGTGCGAGCCGGCGAACCGCGGGTGGAACAGGTAGACGGCCTTCATGAGCAGCGTCTCGTCGTGCCGCGCCGGCCAGTAGAGCGGGTTGAGCGTCACGCCGCCGTACAGCCAGGACGTCGTGTCCCGGGTGTAGAGCATGTTCGGGAGCGGGGGCAGCAGGTACTCCCGGCTCGTGCCGTCGTGGTCGACCAGCGCGGCGTACGCGGGCGGGTCCGGCAGGTCGGCCGTCGCCAGCCCGCCGACGAGCTGCTCCGCGAGCTCGCGCGGGGTCAGGGACTCCAGGTGCGCGCGGGCGGGCTCGACGAGCCCGATCCCGACGGCGGCGGGCACGAGGGCCCGGTCGAGCAGCCAGTCCCGGGCGCCGGGCACGGACAGCGCCTCGCCGAGCACCTGGTGCAGCTCGAGCACCTCGATGCCGCGGCCGCGCAGCTTCGCGACGAAGTCGGCGTGGTCGCGCTGCGCCCGCTCGACCCACAGCACGTCGTCGAACAGCAGGTCGCCGGCGTTGCGGGGCGTGAGCCGGCGGTGCGCGAGGCCGGGCGCGCAGACCAGGACGGACCGTAGCCGGCCGACCTCCGAGTGCACGCCGAACGGGAGGGCGCCGGGCTCGGCGGACGACGCGACCTGGGCGGCCGGGACGGACGTGGACGGGGACATGCGGACCTCCGGGGGTCGGGCGGCGGACGGGACGTCAGAGGCTGATCGCGCCGCGGGCCAGCGCGACGACGGCGGCGACCGCGCCGGCGAGCGACAGGGCGAACAGCAGGGCCTCGGTCGGGGAGAACACGCGCCGGTGCTGCTCGCGGCGGGTCATGACGAACAGCACGGTCGACGGGGCGTACACGAGGAACGCGATCAGCAGCAGCTCCCAGCCCGCGGCGACGAGCAGGAACGTCGTGTACAGCACCGCGAGCCCCGCGACCAGGGCGTCCCGGGGCCGGACGCCGGCGGCGCGGTCGGTCGCGAGCCGCAGCGCGTAACCGGCGGCGAGCAGGAACGGCAGCAGCGACAGCGCCGCGGTCAGGTCGAGCGCGAGGTCGAGGGCGTCCTCGGCGACCTTGGTGAGCAGCAGCATCACCTGCACCGTGCACGTCGACAGCAGCAGCGCGGTGGCGGGCACGTCGCGGGCGTTCTTCCGGGCGAGGAACCGCGGCATGTCCCGGTCCTGCGCGGCGACGTAGAGCACCTCGGCCGCCATCAGGCTCCACGCCAGGTACGCGCCGAGCACGGAGACCACGAGGCCGACGGAGACGAGGACGGCCCCCCACGGCCCGACCGCCGCCTCCAGCACCCCGGCCATCGAGGGCTGCCGCAGCGCGGCGATCTCCGCCGACGGCAGCACGCCGTAGGACACGACGGTCACCGAGGCGAACACCGCCAGCACCGTGAGGAAGCCCAGCACCGTCGCCCGTCCGACGTCCTCGCGGCGGCGCGCGTGCCGTGAGTACACGCTCGCACCCTCGACGCCGAGGAACACGAAGACGGTCACGATCATCGTGCCGCGCACCTGGTCGACGAGCGTCCCGCCGTCCACGCCGCCCTGCAGGTTCGCCATGAGGACGTCCACGTCCAGGGCGAAGAGCGCGAGCAGGACGAACACGACGATCGGCACGAGCTTGGCGACCGTGACGACCCGGTTGAGCCCGGTCGCCTCCTGCACGCCGCGCCGCACCAGCAGGAAGAACCCCCACGCGCACACGGACGAGATCCCCACCGCGAGCCAGGTGTCCCCGGCGCCCAGCGCGGGCACCGCGGCGCCCAGCGTCGACATGATGAGGATCCAGTAGAAGGTGTTCCCGACGCAGGCGCTGGCCCAGTACCCGAACGCCGAGAAGAACCCGGCGTACTCGCCGAACCCGGCCTTGGCGTACGCGTACACCGCGGCGTCCAGGTGGGGGGCGCGGATCGCGAGCCGCTGGAAGACGAACGCGAGCATGAGCATGCCGGCGCCGGCGACGGCCCACGCGACGAGCGCGCCCCACACGCCGGTCCCGGCGGCGAACCGCGCGGGCAGCGAGAACACCCCCGCTCCGACCATCGAGCCGACGACCATGGCGGTGAGCCCGCCGACGCCGATCGTGACGGTGCCGGGGGAGACGGCCGGCCCGGCGGCGCCGTCCTGCGTCCGAGGAGCGGGTGAGGTCATGGCGGCGGGTCCCTCCGGTCCCGGGAGGGGGCGGGACCGGCTGTCCGGCGGCCCCCTCCGACCGCCGGACAGCCCTCACCGCAGCACACCGGCTCGCACCGGGGGAACCCCTGAGTGGCGTCGCGGGCCCGCGACCGGGGCGAACGCGGAGAATTGAGTAGTGACGGGGACCGGATGCGGCCCGCGACTGAGGGTCGGGCGGCGAACCGACCCCCGGGTAGGCTGGCCGCGCGGCCCCGATAGCCCAACCGGCAGAGGCGTTCGGCTCAAACCCGATCCAGTGTGGGTTCGAATCCCACTCGGGGCACCGTGCTCGTCCCCACCCCTCGACCCGCCGTCCGGGCGTCCCTACTGTGGGCCGATGGGGCGGCTGATCTACTCGATGTTCACCTCGCTCGACGGCTACGCGTCGGACGCGTCCGGCAGCAGCGACTGGGGCGGGGCGCTCGACCCGGCGCTGCACGACTTCATCTCCGAGCAGACGCGGTCGGTCGGCACGTACCTGTACGGCCGGCGCATGTACGACACGATGGCGTACTGGGAGACGGCGCTCGAGGAGCCGGACCCGCCGGAGTTCGTCCGCACGTACGCCCGGGTGTGGCAGGCGGCGACCAAGGTCGTCTACTCGACCACCCTCGACGCGCCGACGACGGCGCGCACCACCGTCGAGCGGGCGTTCGACCCCGCGGCCGTGCGCGCGTGGGTGGACGGGCTCGACCACGACGTGACGGTCGACGGCCCGACGCTGGCCGCGCACGCGCTGCGCGCGGGGATCGTCGACGAGGTGCAGCCGTACCTCGCGCCGGTGGCCGTCGGCGGCGGGCTGCGGTTCTGGCCGGACGGCCTGCGCCTCGACCTGGACCTCCTCGAGGAGCGCCGGTTCGGCAACGGGACGCTCTGGCTGCGGTACGCGGTGCGGCGGCCCTGAGCGTCACGGCCCGCGCGTCGCGCCGCCGGCCAGCGGCACGGACAGCGCCCGGTCGTCCCCGGGCCGCGGCTCTCCGCGTGCCGTGTTGTTCGTGAGCACCCAGAGCGTCCCGTCCGGCGCGAGCGCGACGTCCCGCAACCGCCCGCGGTCGGTCAGCGCCTCGATCGCGGTGCCCGGTTCCGCGACCGGGACCAGCCGCAGCCGCTCGCCGCGCAGGTTCGCCACCACGACCACGTCCCCGACGGCGGCCAGCCCGCTGGGGCTCGCGGCGTCCGGGGACCACTGCTGCACGGGGTCCACGAACCGCGGGTCGCCCGCGACCCCCTCCACCTCCGGCCAGCCGTAGTTCCCGCCCGGCTCGATGACGTTGAGCTCGTCCCAGGTGTCCTGCCCGAACTCCGTCGCGAACAGCCGGCCGTCGGGCGCCCATGCCAGCCCCTGCACGTTGCGGTGCCCGAGGCTGTACACCGGCGAGCCCGGGTCGGGGTTGTCCGCCGGCACGTCCCCGTCGGGGGTGAGGCGCAGGATCTTCCCGGACAGCGCACCCGGGTCCTGGGCGCTCGCGGGGTCGCCCGCGTCGCCGACGCCCGCGTAGAGCATCCCGTCCGGGCCGAACGCGATCCGCCCGCCGTTGTGGTTGCCCGCCGACGGCAGCCCGTCGACCACCGTCACCGGATCGCCCAGCGCCCACGACCCCGGACCGCCCCGCAGCGGGTAGCGCTGGATCCGGTTGCCGTCCGGCCCGGTGGAGTAGGCGTACAGCCGGTCGTCGGCGTCCACCGCCAGCCCGAGCAGCCCGCCCTCGCCGCCGTGCACCACGTCCGGGACCGTGCCCACCTCCCGGGTCGAGCCGCCGCGGAGCACCTCCAGCACCCGGCCCGTGTCGCGCTCGGACACCAGCGGCGCGCCGTCCGCGAACACCACCGACCACGGCACGTCGAGCCCGGTGACCACGTCCGCCGGAGCGCCCCATGACGGCAGCGCGGTGGACGAGGGCGCCGGCGGGGGCGCGTCCGGCGTGCCGGGGGAGCATGCCGCCACCAGCAGCACGGCGGCGACCCCTGCGACGGCCGGCCTCCGGCCCCGAGCGCGCCCCACGATCCCTCCCCCCGACGGTCGTGCACCCGACGATAGGCGCGCCACCCCGCGCCGGCCCACGATGGACCGCATGGAACGGCACCGCGTCGGTGACGTCGACGTGCACCTGGCCGCCCACGGCGCGGGGCGGCCCGTCCTCGTGCTGCACGGCGCCGGCGTCGACCACCGCGAGCCCGAGGCCTGCTTCGAACCGGCCCTCGCCGCACAGGGCGGCCTGCGCCGGATCTACCCGGACCTGCCCGGCCACGGCCGCACCCCCGCACCGCCGGGGCTGCGCAGCGCGGACGACGTGCTGGACGTGATCCTCGGCCTGGCGGACGCGGTGGCGGGCGACGACCCGCTCCTGCTGGTGGGGCATTCGGCGGGCGCGCACTACGCCCGGGGCCTCGCCGCGCGCCGCCCGGAGCGGGTCGCGGGGCTGGCCCTCGTGTGCCCGCTGCTCCCCGGGGGCGGCGGCGACGTCCCCCCGCACCGGCCGGTGGTCGCGGACGACGCCCTCGGCGACGCCGGGTTCCGGGGCTACGTCGTCGTGCAGACCCCCGCGATGCTCGACCGCTACCGGCGGTGGGTGGAGCCGGGCGCGGCGCTCGCGGACGCGGCGGCGGCCGAGCGGATCGGCGTGCGGTGGGAGCTCGCCGAGCCCGGCGGCCCGGCCTACGGCGGTCCGGTCCTCGTCGTCGCGGGACGCCGGGACTCGACCGTCGGGTACGCGGAAGCGGTCCGGCTGCTGGACGTGTACCCGCGGGCGACGCTCGCGGTGGTGGACGACGCCGGGCACGCCCTCCCGCACGAGCGCCCGGAGGTGCTGGCGGGGCTGCTGCGCGAGTGGCTGGCCCGCGTCCCGCGGTGACCGCGTGCGCCCTGGCGAACCCCGACCGCCCGGTCGGCGTGCCGAGGTTCACAGGCCGCCGCACGGCCGCCGGGGCCCGCGTGCCCCTAGAATCTGTTCCCGTGAGCACCCAGGACGCGACGCCCGGCGGCGAGGCGCAGGCCGCCGACACCCCCCTCGACCTCGAGATCCCGCAGGCCCGCGCGGCCGAGAAGGCCCCGGAGGCGACCTCCCGGCCGGCCCGCCGCGCGGTCGTCGCGGAGGACGAGGCCCTCATCCGCATGGACGTCGTCGAGACGCTCCGCGAGGCGGGCTTCGACGTGGTCGGCGAGGCCGGCGACGGCGAGCAGGCGGTGGCGCTCGCCACCGAGCTCAAGCCGGACGTCGTGGTCATGGACGTGAAGATGCCCGTGCTCGACGGCATCTCCGCGGCGGAGCGCATCGCGAAGGGCCACCTGGCGCCGGTCGTGCTGCTCACCGCGTTCTCGCAGACCGAGCTCGTCGAGCGCGCCCGCGACGCCGGTGCGATGGCGTACGTCGTCAAGCCGTTCAGCCCGGCGGACCTGCTGCCGGCGGTCGAGATCGCCATCTCCCGCTACGCGCAGATCACCGCGCTGGAGTCCGAGGTCGCCGACCTCGCCGAGCGGTTCGAGACCCGCAAGCGCGTCGACCGCGCCAAGGGCCTGCTCATGACGAAGATGGGCCTGACGGAGCCGGAGTCGTTCCGCTGGATCCAGAAGACCTCGATGGACCGCCGCCTCACCATGCGCGAGGTCGCGGACGCCGTGATCGACCAGGTCGGCGGCGCCTCCTGAGGCACCCGCCCCCGCGTCTCGACGAGGCCCGGTCCACCCTCGCGGTGGGCCGGGCCTCGTCGCGTCCGGGGCGGGTCGTGGGGCGGCTCGCGGCACCTCCGGGTCACGAATCGGCAACGACCACTGGTGGAGACACGGGCGACACGTCCCCGACACATCGGGCCCCTACGTTCTCGCGCAAGCACCGGCCCGGGGACCTGGCCGGCAGTACTCACGACAGGGGTACCACGCATGACTCGTAGGACACACGCCGTGCAGGCTGCGGCTCTCGCGGGGGTCGTCGCCCTCGCGCTGACCGCGTGCGCCGGCTCGGACGACGACGGTGCCGGCGGCGAGGAGACGTCCGCCGGCGGGGCGGGCGGCCCGCTCATCATCGGCACGCTGCTCCCGCAGACCGGCACGCTGGCCTACCTCGGCCCGCCGGAGGTCGCGGGCGTCGACCTGGCGATCCAGGAGATCAACGAGGCCGGCGGCGTGCTCGGCGAGGACGTCGAGGTCGAGCACGCGGACTCCTCGGACGCCGAGCACGGCGAGGTCGCGACGCAGTCCGTCACCGACCTGATCTCGAAGGACGTGCAGGTCATCATCGGGGCGGCCTCGTCCTCGGTGACGCAGATCGTGATCGACGACATCACCGGGGCCGAGATCGTCCAGATCTCCCCGGCGAACACGGCGACCACGCTGTCCGGCTACTCGGACTTCTACTTCCGCACCGCCCCGCCGGACACCGTGCAGGGCTCCGCGCTCGGCAACCTCATCACCGGGGACGGGCACTCGAACATCGGCATCCTGGTGTTCAACGAGGAGTACGGCACCTCGCTGCGGAACGTCGTCAAGGACACCGTCGAGGCGGCCGGCGCCACGGTCGTGTACGGCAACCAGGGCGAGGAGTTCGACCCGGCGTCCAGCAGCTTCGCGACCGACGTCACGGCGCTCATGGCCACCAGCCCGGACGCCGTCGTCGTGCTCGCGTTCGAGCAGACGAAGCAGATCATCCCCGAGCTCGTCGCCGCCGGCGTCGACCCGGCGACGATCTACATGGTCGACGGCAACACCGCCGACTACTCCGCCGACTTCCAGCCCGGCACGCTCGAGGGCGCCCAGGGCACCATCCCCGGCGCGTTCCCGAGCGACGAGTTCGCCGAGCGGCTGAAGTCCGTCGACCCGGCGCTGACGGACTTCGCGTACGGCCCCGAGTCGTACGACGCGACCATCCTGGCGGCCCTCGCGGCGGTCAAGGGCGGCGGCACCGACGGCCCGACGATCCAGGCGAACCTGGCGGCGGTCTCCGGTGCGGACGGCGGCGAGAAGTGCTCGACGTTCGCGGACTGCGTCGAGCTGCTCGACGCCGGCGAGGACATCCAGTACGTCGGCCAGTCCGGCATCGGCCCGTTCAACGAGGACAACGACCCGTCGTCCGCGTTCATCGGGGTGTACCAGTACGGGGCCGACAACAAGAACGTCTGGGTGAAGGCGGTCGAGGGCGCGGTCGAGTGACCGCCTGACCCGCCCGGCACGAGGGCCCGGGGCGCGCGCACCAGCCGCGTCCCGGGCCCTCGCGCGCGCCCGGGCGGGGTTCCCCGGGCGGCGGGCCGGGCGTAGCGTCGCGGGGCATGGACCTTCGACTGGAGCTCGTGCAGGTGCCCGTCTCCGACGTGGACCGGGCCATCGCCTTCTACACCGAGCGCGCCGGGTTCGTGCTCGACCACGACCACGCCGTCGGCGGCGGCATCCGGTTCGTGCAGCTCACGCCGCCGGGGTCGCCCGCGTCGATCGCGATCGGGACCGGCCTGACGACGATGCCGCCGGGGTCCGTGGAGGGGCTGCAGCTCGTCGTCGCCGACATCGAGGAGGCCCGCGCGGAGCTCACCGGGCGCGGGCTGGACGTGGGGGAGGTGCAGGACTACCCCTGGGGGCGGTTCCTGTTCTTCGCGGACCCCGACGGGAACCGGTGGGCCGTCCAGCAGATCGTCACCGGGGGGAGCGCCTGATGTGCCGGAACATCACCACGCTGCGGGGCCTGGAGCCCGCCGCGACGCCGGAGGAGATCGAGGCCGCGTCGCGGCAGTTCGTCCGGAAGGTCACGGGCGTGCAGTCGCTGAGCGCCGTGACCGAGGAGCCGGTGGAGCGGGCCGTGGCGGAGATCGCCGCGATCGTGACGCGGCTGCTCGACGAGCTCCCCGAGCGCCGCCGCCCGCCGGCCACGGTCCCGCCCCTGCGCCGCCCCGAGGTCCGCGCCCGCCTGGGCCTCGACGCCGAGCCTTCCCACGAGCACGAGCACGGGCACGAGCACTCCCACGCGCACCCGCACGAGCACGTGCCCGCGTAGCGCAGCGCGAGGTCGAGG contains:
- a CDS encoding ABC transporter substrate-binding protein; its protein translation is MTRRTHAVQAAALAGVVALALTACAGSDDDGAGGEETSAGGAGGPLIIGTLLPQTGTLAYLGPPEVAGVDLAIQEINEAGGVLGEDVEVEHADSSDAEHGEVATQSVTDLISKDVQVIIGAASSSVTQIVIDDITGAEIVQISPANTATTLSGYSDFYFRTAPPDTVQGSALGNLITGDGHSNIGILVFNEEYGTSLRNVVKDTVEAAGATVVYGNQGEEFDPASSSFATDVTALMATSPDAVVVLAFEQTKQIIPELVAAGVDPATIYMVDGNTADYSADFQPGTLEGAQGTIPGAFPSDEFAERLKSVDPALTDFAYGPESYDATILAALAAVKGGGTDGPTIQANLAAVSGADGGEKCSTFADCVELLDAGEDIQYVGQSGIGPFNEDNDPSSAFIGVYQYGADNKNVWVKAVEGAVE
- a CDS encoding VOC family protein, encoding MDLRLELVQVPVSDVDRAIAFYTERAGFVLDHDHAVGGGIRFVQLTPPGSPASIAIGTGLTTMPPGSVEGLQLVVADIEEARAELTGRGLDVGEVQDYPWGRFLFFADPDGNRWAVQQIVTGGSA
- a CDS encoding DUF2277 domain-containing protein, whose product is MCRNITTLRGLEPAATPEEIEAASRQFVRKVTGVQSLSAVTEEPVERAVAEIAAIVTRLLDELPERRRPPATVPPLRRPEVRARLGLDAEPSHEHEHGHEHSHAHPHEHVPA